The following are from one region of the Phormidium sp. PBR-2020 genome:
- a CDS encoding TenA family transcriptional regulator, giving the protein MLTCATLLETYPDLWRDATRHPFLDRCQSGTIEPHQFNTWLTQDYIFVTEFTRFLANGLAAAPVAHFDVLLGGLNAIRDELAWFREKAAERDLSLDSPSQTTCETYCQLMASWSVQPYAVQATALWAIELAYNQGWQLPGAMVSPYDEFAQRWGNPGFTDYVKHLEKQADESLAEASETVQRQAEAVFQEVARQEQAFWQMAFVQSG; this is encoded by the coding sequence ATGCTCACTTGTGCCACACTTCTGGAAACCTATCCTGACCTCTGGCGGGACGCCACCCGTCATCCCTTTCTCGATCGCTGTCAGTCCGGAACCATCGAACCCCATCAGTTCAATACTTGGCTGACCCAAGATTACATTTTTGTCACCGAGTTCACTCGCTTCCTCGCCAATGGCTTAGCAGCGGCCCCCGTCGCGCATTTTGATGTCCTCTTGGGAGGCTTGAACGCGATCCGGGATGAGTTAGCCTGGTTTCGTGAGAAAGCCGCCGAACGGGACTTAAGCCTAGACAGTCCCTCCCAGACCACCTGTGAGACCTATTGTCAGTTGATGGCCAGTTGGTCTGTGCAACCCTATGCCGTCCAGGCGACGGCCTTATGGGCGATCGAACTCGCCTATAATCAGGGTTGGCAATTGCCGGGTGCGATGGTGTCCCCCTATGATGAGTTTGCCCAACGGTGGGGCAATCCTGGCTTTACGGACTATGTTAAACACTTGGAAAAACAGGCTGACGAGAGCTTAGCCGAGGCATCAGAGACCGTTCAGCGTCAAGCGGAAGCCGTTTTTCAGGAGGTAGCTCGTCAGGAACAAGCCTTTTGGCAGATGGCCTTTGTACAGTCAGGTTAA
- a CDS encoding PEP-CTERM sorting domain-containing protein has protein sequence MNLQHTLSCAALSLSVAGLSLLTAAPAEAFTLTFENGDMFGGDAVFDLVGDPATSYNFDFLDVDGNSTGLGNYGNWGMNHGTGTFAPYVTGGLISEGYLIKSVDFATAGTSISSFLGYDKTQPGADATLASWWMDLENITYDDIVVGGTRVMGISGDAVFRSGNEVTGTAAFSTQIIRHKDNPHSISFDAVVKDVPEPTGVIGAGIAVTMMAGLRKRSKQNA, from the coding sequence ATGAACCTACAACATACGCTGAGCTGCGCCGCTCTTTCTCTATCCGTGGCTGGACTGTCACTCCTAACGGCTGCCCCAGCCGAAGCCTTTACTCTCACTTTTGAAAATGGGGATATGTTTGGAGGGGATGCTGTTTTTGACTTGGTGGGGGATCCTGCTACGTCTTATAACTTTGATTTCCTTGATGTTGATGGGAATTCAACCGGACTTGGTAACTACGGCAACTGGGGAATGAACCATGGGACTGGCACTTTCGCCCCCTACGTCACTGGTGGGCTAATCAGTGAGGGCTACCTCATCAAGAGTGTTGATTTTGCAACAGCTGGTACCTCCATTTCTAGCTTTTTAGGCTATGACAAAACTCAGCCTGGTGCCGATGCAACCCTAGCATCTTGGTGGATGGATCTTGAAAATATCACATACGATGACATTGTCGTTGGTGGCACTCGCGTTATGGGGATCAGTGGTGATGCTGTGTTCAGGAGTGGTAATGAGGTTACAGGAACTGCTGCGTTCAGCACTCAGATTATCCGTCACAAAGATAATCCTCATTCAATAAGCTTCGATGCTGTCGTTAAGGATGTCCCCGAACCCACTGGAGTTATCGGTGCAGGCATCGCTGTCACCATGATGGCCGGCTTGCGCAAGCGTTCGAAACAAAACGCCTAA
- a CDS encoding PEP-CTERM sorting domain-containing protein: MTLRYSLSLATLSLSLTGLSMLIPSQAEAITFDEGGSFGGTINLEVDGTVAETSELRFEEEEDAGIYQDPSDYGEFDISSADGVFSPYDGESALIQSIDFDDVDDGVSEFLEFQGDDGLPSWSLDLNDDIDITPNPDSPIPGLRMVASATLQGQDEASGYFSLSTEGDGRTEASFTSDVAVPEPTGLLGLGVVAGVMAGLRRWTKPEESG; encoded by the coding sequence ATGACTTTGCGTTATTCACTAAGCCTCGCCACCTTGTCCTTATCCTTAACAGGACTCTCGATGCTCATCCCCTCCCAAGCAGAAGCGATCACGTTTGATGAAGGAGGCAGTTTCGGTGGGACTATTAACCTTGAAGTAGATGGAACCGTGGCAGAGACCTCGGAGTTACGGTTTGAAGAGGAAGAGGATGCAGGAATTTATCAAGACCCCAGCGACTATGGGGAGTTTGATATTAGTTCGGCTGACGGAGTTTTTTCGCCCTATGACGGTGAATCAGCACTAATTCAGAGTATTGACTTTGATGATGTTGATGATGGCGTCTCCGAATTTTTAGAGTTTCAGGGTGATGATGGTTTACCATCCTGGTCATTAGATCTCAATGATGATATCGACATAACTCCCAACCCTGACTCACCCATACCCGGTCTTCGGATGGTCGCCAGTGCTACTTTACAGGGTCAGGATGAGGCGTCTGGATACTTTAGCCTAAGCACAGAGGGTGATGGGCGAACTGAAGCCAGTTTTACTTCCGATGTCGCCGTTCCTGAACCCACTGGATTGTTAGGTTTGGGTGTTGTCGCCGGTGTCATGGCTGGCCTCCGCAGATGGACGAAACCTGAGGAATCTGGCTAG
- the uvrA gene encoding excinuclease ABC subunit UvrA, protein MARRVKSSKSSSTSSPNGLSPKLEDVIRIRGARQHNLKQIDLDLPRNQLIVFTGVSGSGKSSLAFDTIFAEGQRRYVESLSAYARQFLGQLDKPDVESIEGLSPAISIDQKSTSHNPRSTVGTVTEIYDYLRLLFGRAGEPHCPHCDRSIAPQTIDFMCDRILDLPERSKFQILAPVIRGKKGTHKKLLSSLTSQGFVRVRIDGEVRDLSDHIELDKNQIHDIEIVVDRLICKPGLQERLTDSLATALKQADGVVMISAQLPDEDRPQEILFSENFACPEHGAVMEELSPRLFSFNSPYGACPACHGLGSSRTFAPERVIPDPNAPVYSAIAPWSDKDNSYYLSVLFSVGQAFDFEISTPWKQLTPDQQQILLYGSSDPIWIETDSRYQENRGYYRHFAGVLAMLQRQYEETSSEQVKDKLEQYLVDQVCEVCGGKRLKPEALAVRIGQYNITDLTGVAIDECLNRLAQMELSPRQAQIAELVLREIRDRLQFLLDVGLDYLTLDRSATSLSGGEAQRIRLATQIGSGLTGVLYVLDEPSIGLHQRDNSRLLKTLTKLRDLGNTLIVVEHDEDTIRSADHLVDIGPGAGVHGGEIVAQGDLTTLLNAKDSMTGAYLSGRRKIEPPEERRPGNGRVLQLQDAYRNNLKHIDVEIPLGKLVCITGVSGSGKSTLVNDLFHPALQHHLTRKVPMPQGLKTLQVKGSKKKNIKDIVDKVIVIDQSPIGRTPRSNPATYTGIFDSIRQVFAETIEAKARGYKPGRFSFNVKGGRCEACGGQGVNVISMNFLPDVYVQCDVCKGARYNRETLQVTYKGHSIADVLNMTVEEALGVFENIPRAASRLQTLLDVGLGYIHLGQPAPTLSGGEAQRVKLASELSRRATGKTLYLIDEPTTGLSFYDVHQLLNVMQRLVDKGNSILVIEHNLDVIRSADWLIDLGPEGGNKGGQVVAVGTPEMVAQVPESHTGGYL, encoded by the coding sequence ATGGCACGGCGCGTCAAATCCAGCAAATCTTCCTCAACGTCCTCCCCCAATGGACTCTCCCCCAAACTCGAAGATGTCATTCGCATTCGGGGGGCGCGTCAACATAACCTCAAACAGATCGATCTCGACCTTCCCCGCAATCAGTTAATCGTTTTTACAGGAGTCTCCGGTTCCGGGAAGTCTTCCCTAGCCTTCGATACCATCTTCGCTGAAGGACAACGGCGCTACGTGGAGTCCCTCAGCGCCTATGCGCGTCAATTCCTCGGACAACTCGATAAACCCGATGTCGAGTCTATCGAAGGCCTCAGTCCCGCCATCTCTATCGACCAAAAATCTACCTCCCATAACCCTCGGTCCACCGTCGGAACCGTCACCGAAATTTACGACTATCTGCGGCTGCTGTTTGGTCGCGCCGGAGAACCCCACTGTCCCCATTGCGATCGCTCCATCGCCCCCCAGACCATCGACTTCATGTGCGATCGCATCCTGGACCTCCCCGAACGCAGTAAATTTCAAATCCTGGCCCCCGTCATCCGAGGAAAAAAAGGGACTCACAAAAAACTCCTCTCCAGCCTCACCTCCCAAGGCTTCGTCCGGGTTCGCATCGACGGCGAAGTTCGAGATCTCTCCGACCACATCGAACTCGACAAAAACCAAATCCACGACATCGAGATTGTCGTAGACCGCCTCATCTGTAAACCCGGACTCCAAGAACGCCTCACCGACTCCCTGGCCACCGCCTTAAAACAGGCCGATGGGGTGGTCATGATTTCGGCCCAACTCCCCGACGAAGACCGTCCCCAAGAAATTCTCTTTTCCGAAAACTTCGCCTGTCCCGAACATGGCGCTGTCATGGAGGAACTCTCGCCGCGCCTGTTTTCCTTTAACTCCCCCTATGGGGCCTGTCCCGCCTGTCACGGCCTGGGGAGTTCCCGCACCTTCGCCCCAGAACGGGTCATTCCCGATCCCAACGCCCCCGTTTACAGTGCGATCGCCCCCTGGTCTGACAAAGACAACAGTTACTATCTCTCCGTCCTCTTTAGCGTCGGCCAAGCCTTCGACTTCGAGATCAGTACCCCCTGGAAGCAACTCACCCCAGACCAACAACAGATCCTCCTCTACGGGTCCAGTGACCCCATTTGGATTGAAACCGACTCCCGCTATCAAGAAAACCGGGGCTACTACCGCCACTTTGCCGGAGTCCTAGCCATGTTGCAACGCCAATATGAGGAGACCTCCTCGGAACAAGTCAAAGACAAACTCGAACAATATCTCGTCGACCAAGTCTGCGAGGTCTGTGGTGGAAAACGCCTCAAACCCGAAGCCCTAGCCGTTCGCATCGGTCAATATAACATTACCGACCTGACCGGAGTGGCGATCGATGAATGCTTAAACCGGTTGGCCCAGATGGAACTCAGCCCCCGCCAAGCTCAAATCGCTGAACTGGTCTTGCGGGAAATTCGCGATCGCCTCCAGTTCCTCCTCGATGTCGGCCTGGACTATCTCACCCTCGATCGCTCCGCCACCAGTCTCTCCGGAGGCGAAGCCCAACGTATCCGCCTCGCCACCCAAATCGGCTCGGGCCTAACGGGAGTCCTCTATGTCCTCGACGAACCCAGCATCGGACTCCACCAACGAGACAACAGTCGTTTACTCAAAACCCTCACCAAGCTACGAGATTTAGGCAATACCCTCATTGTCGTCGAACATGACGAAGATACCATCCGCAGCGCCGATCACCTCGTCGATATTGGTCCCGGCGCCGGAGTTCACGGTGGGGAAATTGTCGCCCAGGGGGATTTAACCACCCTTCTCAACGCCAAAGACTCCATGACCGGGGCTTACTTATCCGGACGACGCAAGATTGAACCTCCCGAAGAACGGCGCCCCGGGAATGGTCGAGTTCTACAACTTCAAGATGCTTACCGCAATAACCTCAAGCATATTGATGTCGAGATTCCCCTGGGTAAACTGGTCTGTATCACCGGAGTCTCGGGGTCTGGTAAATCCACGTTAGTGAATGACTTATTCCACCCCGCCCTCCAACACCACTTAACCCGAAAAGTTCCCATGCCTCAGGGGTTAAAAACTCTGCAAGTCAAAGGAAGTAAAAAGAAAAATATAAAAGATATTGTTGACAAAGTTATCGTCATTGACCAATCGCCCATTGGCCGAACCCCCCGGTCTAACCCCGCCACCTATACCGGAATTTTTGATAGCATCCGCCAGGTCTTTGCCGAAACCATTGAAGCCAAAGCCCGAGGCTACAAACCCGGTCGTTTCTCCTTTAACGTCAAAGGAGGACGTTGTGAAGCCTGCGGTGGGCAGGGAGTAAACGTCATTTCCATGAATTTTCTTCCCGATGTTTATGTGCAATGTGATGTCTGTAAAGGGGCGAGATATAACCGGGAAACCTTACAAGTAACCTATAAAGGTCATTCTATTGCTGATGTTTTAAACATGACCGTTGAAGAAGCGTTAGGCGTGTTTGAAAACATCCCCCGCGCCGCCAGTCGCCTACAAACTCTCCTAGATGTTGGCTTAGGTTATATTCACCTGGGACAGCCGGCCCCTACCCTCTCTGGAGGCGAAGCACAACGAGTCAAACTCGCTTCAGAACTCTCCCGCCGCGCCACAGGAAAAACCCTCTATCTAATTGATGAACCCACCACCGGCCTATCGTTTTATGACGTTCATCAACTTCTAAACGTCATGCAACGTTTAGTTGACAAAGGCAATTCGATTCTGGTAATTGAGCATAACTTAGATGTGATTCGCTCAGCGGATTGGCTCATCGATTTAGGACCCGAGGGCGGCAACAAAGGGGGACAAGTGGTCGCCGTTGGCACGCCAGAAATGGTCGCCCAAGTGCCAGAATCTCATACTGGAGGTTATTTATAG
- the trpS gene encoding tryptophan--tRNA ligase, with protein MGKQRILSGVQPTGNLHLGNYLGAIRNWVEVQQEYDNYFCVVDLHAITVPHDPTTLAENSYKIAALYLACGISLDHANIFIQSHISAHSELTWLLNCITPINWLQGMIQFKEKALKQGENVGTGLLDYPVLMAADILLYDADKVPVGEDQKQHLELTRDLVIRLNDQFGSPDHPVLKMPDPLIRQDGARVMSLTDGTKKMSKSDPSELSRINLLDDPDTIAKKIKKCKTDPMRGLEFDNPERPECQNLLTLYQLLSGQDKASVSRDCASMGWGQFKPLLTETTIEVLRPIQQTYAQVMEDKGYLESVLKEGREQAESVAQDTLNRVKTAMGFSKPL; from the coding sequence ATGGGAAAACAGCGCATTCTCTCGGGGGTTCAACCCACCGGAAACCTCCATCTGGGTAACTATCTCGGTGCCATTCGCAACTGGGTCGAGGTGCAGCAAGAATATGATAACTACTTCTGCGTCGTCGACCTTCACGCCATCACCGTCCCCCATGACCCCACAACTCTGGCGGAGAATAGCTACAAAATCGCCGCCCTCTACCTAGCCTGTGGCATCAGCCTCGACCATGCCAACATCTTCATCCAATCCCACATCAGCGCCCACAGCGAACTGACCTGGCTGCTCAACTGCATCACCCCCATTAACTGGCTTCAAGGGATGATTCAGTTCAAAGAAAAAGCCCTCAAACAAGGAGAGAACGTGGGAACCGGACTGCTGGACTATCCGGTGCTGATGGCCGCCGATATCCTCCTCTACGATGCCGACAAAGTCCCCGTCGGCGAAGACCAAAAACAACATCTGGAACTGACCCGAGATCTGGTCATCCGTCTCAACGACCAATTTGGCAGCCCTGACCATCCGGTTCTGAAAATGCCCGACCCTCTCATCCGCCAGGATGGGGCCCGCGTCATGAGCTTAACCGATGGAACGAAAAAGATGTCTAAGTCTGATCCCTCCGAACTGAGCCGTATTAATCTATTAGACGACCCGGATACCATCGCCAAAAAAATCAAAAAATGTAAAACCGACCCCATGCGCGGCCTAGAATTTGACAATCCCGAGCGTCCTGAATGCCAAAATCTCCTAACCCTCTATCAACTCCTGTCTGGCCAAGACAAAGCCAGCGTCTCCCGTGACTGTGCCTCCATGGGTTGGGGACAATTCAAACCCCTACTGACGGAAACCACCATCGAGGTTCTACGTCCCATTCAACAGACCTATGCTCAGGTCATGGAGGATAAGGGCTATCTCGAATCAGTCCTTAAAGAAGGTCGCGAACAAGCCGAATCCGTTGCCCAGGACACCCTCAACCGCGTCAAAACCGCCATGGGCTTTTCCAAACCCCTCTAA
- a CDS encoding methylenetetrahydrofolate reductase, producing MSRLRSAIQAGEFLITAEVAPPKGGDPTHMLKMATCLKRRVHAVNITDGSRAVLRMSSLAASALLVQYGIEPVFQVACRDRNRIGLQADLMGAYALGIRNVLALTGDPVKAGDHEQAKSVFDLESVRLLQTLNKMNRGLDFNDRPLSDGKLDLFAGAAVDPQLASWSGLQRRFERKIAAGAEFFQSQLISDFDRLEKFMSQIAARYDKPILAGIFLLKSAKNAKFINKYVPGVHIGEDTIDRLDEAADPLREGMAIAAEQIQQAQQLCQGVHLMAIRTEHLIPEILDMAGIPPISRPSSLAR from the coding sequence ATGTCCCGTCTTCGTAGCGCCATTCAAGCCGGAGAATTTCTGATCACGGCCGAAGTTGCCCCTCCCAAAGGGGGAGACCCCACCCATATGCTCAAAATGGCCACCTGTCTCAAACGGCGGGTTCATGCCGTCAACATCACCGATGGCTCTCGGGCGGTGCTGCGGATGTCGTCCTTAGCTGCCTCGGCTCTGCTGGTGCAATATGGCATCGAGCCGGTGTTTCAGGTGGCCTGCCGCGATCGCAACCGCATCGGCCTACAAGCAGACCTGATGGGGGCCTACGCCCTGGGGATTCGCAATGTTCTGGCCCTCACCGGAGACCCCGTCAAAGCGGGAGACCATGAACAGGCCAAAAGCGTCTTCGACCTGGAATCGGTGCGACTCCTGCAAACCCTGAACAAAATGAATCGGGGTCTGGATTTCAACGATCGCCCCCTCAGTGACGGTAAACTCGACCTGTTTGCTGGAGCGGCCGTCGATCCTCAATTGGCGAGTTGGTCCGGCTTACAACGGCGCTTTGAGCGAAAAATTGCGGCCGGGGCGGAGTTCTTCCAGAGTCAACTGATTTCCGACTTTGACCGCCTGGAGAAATTCATGAGTCAAATTGCAGCCCGGTATGACAAACCGATTCTGGCCGGGATTTTTCTCTTGAAGTCGGCCAAAAACGCCAAATTCATCAATAAATATGTCCCGGGGGTTCACATCGGCGAAGACACCATCGATCGCCTCGACGAAGCCGCCGATCCCCTGCGAGAAGGGATGGCCATCGCCGCTGAACAAATCCAACAGGCCCAACAGCTTTGTCAAGGGGTTCACCTGATGGCCATTCGCACCGAACATTTAATTCCCGAAATTCTAGATATGGCGGGGATTCCCCCTATTTCTCGTCCCTCATCCCTGGCACGCTAA
- the aroC gene encoding chorismate synthase codes for MGNSFGHLFRVTTFGESHGGGVGVIIDGCPPQLEISAQEIQFELDRRRPGQSKITTPRRESDTCEILSGVFEGKTLGTPIMILVRNKDARSQDYNEMAVKYRPSHADATYDAKYGIRNWQGGGRSSARETIGRVAAGAIAKKILRQVAGVDIVAYVKQVHNLEAQVNPDKVTLEDVEQNMVRSPDPDFVERAIAAIEAARKQGDSLGGVVECVARGVPKGLGEPVFDKLEADLAKAVMSLPATKGFEIGSGFAGTRLTGHEHNDEFYADGEGNIRTHTNHSGGIQGGISNGEAIAIRAAFKPTATIRKEQRTVTRDGQNTVLAAKGRHDPCVLPRAVPMVEAMVALVLCDHLLRHQAQCGTLAVATLSSPTNSPAALSPTS; via the coding sequence GTGGGTAACAGTTTCGGACATCTGTTTCGGGTCACAACCTTTGGCGAATCTCACGGCGGCGGCGTTGGAGTCATCATTGATGGCTGTCCGCCCCAACTTGAAATTTCGGCCCAGGAGATTCAATTTGAACTCGATCGCCGTCGTCCGGGACAAAGTAAAATCACCACCCCTCGCCGGGAAAGTGACACCTGTGAAATTCTCTCAGGGGTATTTGAGGGGAAAACCCTAGGAACCCCAATTATGATCCTGGTGCGCAACAAAGACGCGCGATCGCAGGACTACAACGAGATGGCGGTCAAATACCGTCCCTCCCATGCCGATGCGACCTACGACGCCAAATATGGCATCCGTAACTGGCAAGGCGGCGGGCGCTCCTCCGCTCGCGAGACCATTGGCCGGGTGGCGGCTGGGGCGATCGCCAAAAAGATTTTAAGACAGGTAGCCGGGGTTGACATTGTGGCTTACGTGAAACAGGTTCACAACCTCGAAGCTCAAGTCAACCCAGACAAGGTTACCCTAGAAGATGTAGAACAGAATATGGTGCGCTCGCCCGACCCCGACTTTGTCGAGCGAGCCATTGCCGCCATTGAAGCCGCCCGTAAGCAAGGCGATTCCCTCGGCGGTGTCGTCGAATGTGTCGCTCGTGGCGTGCCGAAAGGCTTAGGGGAACCCGTCTTCGACAAACTCGAAGCAGACCTCGCCAAAGCCGTCATGTCCCTACCCGCCACCAAAGGCTTTGAAATTGGCTCTGGCTTTGCCGGAACCCGGCTCACCGGCCATGAACATAATGATGAGTTCTACGCCGATGGCGAAGGAAATATCCGCACCCATACCAACCACTCCGGTGGCATCCAGGGCGGAATTAGCAACGGGGAAGCGATCGCCATTCGCGCCGCTTTTAAACCCACTGCTACAATTCGGAAAGAACAACGTACCGTGACCCGCGATGGTCAGAACACAGTTCTAGCCGCCAAAGGGCGACATGACCCCTGTGTTCTTCCCCGCGCCGTACCCATGGTCGAGGCCATGGTGGCCCTGGTTCTCTGTGACCATCTGCTACGCCATCAAGCCCAATGTGGAACCCTAGCTGTGGCCACCCTGAGTTCTCCCACGAACTCCCCTGCCGCCCTGAGTCCCACCTCCTAA
- a CDS encoding MBL fold metallo-hydrolase — MEPATSSEFLLKFWGVRGSIPTPGQTTVRYGGNTSCVEMEIGGRRIIFDGGTGLQGLSKDLMQQLPPETYMFFTHYHWDHIQGFPFFTPAFVKGHCLRIHGAVPENGESLEKHFMERVLHPNSPVPLAGLRADMKFVDLICGEPFELGDIYIETTRLNHPNTAMGYRVSWQDHSVFYCTDTEHFPEALDENVMKLAQGADVLIYDAMYTDEEYHNPKSPKVGWGHSTWQEGVKIAKAAGVKTLVIFHHEPGHTDDFLDQLQVEVCESFPNAVLAREGMILKVES, encoded by the coding sequence ATGGAACCAGCCACCTCTTCTGAATTTCTCCTGAAGTTCTGGGGCGTTCGCGGAAGCATTCCGACCCCCGGTCAGACGACAGTACGCTATGGCGGCAACACCTCCTGTGTCGAAATGGAAATTGGGGGCAGACGCATCATTTTTGATGGAGGAACGGGGTTGCAAGGCTTGAGCAAAGACTTAATGCAGCAACTTCCCCCGGAAACCTATATGTTTTTCACCCATTACCATTGGGATCACATTCAAGGGTTTCCCTTCTTTACCCCCGCCTTTGTCAAAGGTCATTGTCTACGCATCCATGGCGCCGTGCCTGAAAACGGCGAGTCCTTAGAAAAACACTTCATGGAGCGGGTGTTACATCCCAACTCCCCGGTTCCTTTAGCAGGGTTACGGGCCGATATGAAGTTTGTCGATCTCATCTGCGGTGAACCCTTCGAGTTGGGGGATATCTATATTGAAACAACCCGCCTCAATCACCCCAACACCGCCATGGGCTATCGAGTCAGTTGGCAAGACCATTCCGTCTTCTATTGCACCGATACTGAACATTTCCCAGAAGCTCTCGATGAGAACGTAATGAAATTAGCCCAAGGGGCTGATGTTCTCATCTACGACGCCATGTACACCGATGAGGAATATCATAATCCCAAGTCTCCCAAAGTCGGTTGGGGACATTCTACCTGGCAGGAAGGGGTCAAAATTGCTAAGGCGGCCGGGGTGAAAACCCTAGTCATCTTCCATCATGAACCCGGTCATACGGATGACTTTCTCGATCAGTTACAGGTTGAAGTCTGTGAGAGTTTCCCGAATGCTGTACTGGCACGTGAGGGTATGATTCTTAAGGTGGAATCTTAA
- a CDS encoding PEP-CTERM sorting domain-containing protein → MGTIVLSSLLGASAVNARTLYQSVDTLPSDGMFEAFDLSLGSLTDVIFTYKIRFDSTWSTLSECKSQGGWHGCTVSWDFGMEGVNGFEGLSDDLGGVFTVDGLNQFESRTFSGSISFNNLDDFLGTPGDRVGGVAGTLVDGNIGYVEYPQINGKHLLNGLNWFVENTLTYHYQPHATEPDVSDPTQVPEPSLLLGLMTLGFAIGGCRCRRGSSL, encoded by the coding sequence ATGGGGACGATAGTGCTGTCGAGTCTCCTAGGAGCCTCGGCCGTTAACGCCCGAACCCTGTACCAGAGTGTAGACACCCTCCCCTCAGATGGGATGTTTGAGGCCTTTGACCTCAGTTTGGGGTCTCTCACCGATGTTATCTTCACCTATAAGATCCGCTTTGATAGCACCTGGTCGACGCTTTCTGAATGTAAGTCTCAAGGGGGCTGGCATGGCTGTACCGTGTCTTGGGATTTTGGTATGGAGGGGGTCAACGGTTTTGAAGGACTCTCCGATGATCTCGGTGGTGTCTTCACGGTGGATGGGTTGAATCAATTTGAAAGCCGCACTTTTAGCGGAAGCATCAGTTTTAACAACCTGGATGATTTTCTGGGGACTCCGGGCGATCGCGTTGGAGGAGTGGCTGGAACCTTGGTTGATGGAAATATCGGCTACGTCGAATATCCCCAAATTAATGGGAAGCACCTGCTGAATGGCCTCAACTGGTTCGTGGAAAATACCCTCACTTACCACTATCAACCTCATGCAACAGAGCCTGATGTGTCGGACCCAACTCAGGTTCCCGAACCCTCCCTGTTGTTGGGTCTGATGACGTTAGGGTTCGCCATCGGGGGATGTCGCTGCCGGAGAGGTTCATCGTTGTAG
- a CDS encoding transglutaminase family protein produces the protein MKFKIGCTLTYQIAADSTLIFNIAVCNNRVQEILQEDLQIQGAADWDHHTSRELENRYLRVNAASGLLQIRYNATVELNAIAQPSQSIAEVPPAHLPLEVLPYLYPSRYCESDRLLRFAQTEFGELVPDYSRVTAICNWIYENVTYLSGSTNTQTSAFDIATERAGVCRDFAHLGIAFCRALNIPARFVTGYAYDLTPPDFHAYFEAYLGNAWYLFDATRLVPRTGLIRIGTGRDAADVSFATLFGPVTMETMELQVDCLTPGQRPQPTDGAIAFVEPSRGPM, from the coding sequence ATGAAGTTTAAAATTGGTTGCACCTTAACCTATCAAATCGCCGCTGATAGCACCTTGATTTTCAACATCGCGGTCTGCAACAACCGAGTTCAAGAAATTCTCCAAGAAGACCTGCAAATCCAGGGCGCGGCGGATTGGGACCACCACACCTCCAGGGAATTGGAAAACCGCTATTTGCGAGTCAATGCTGCCTCAGGCCTGTTGCAGATTCGCTATAACGCAACCGTTGAGTTAAACGCCATTGCACAGCCGTCTCAATCCATCGCCGAAGTGCCCCCAGCTCACCTCCCCTTAGAGGTCTTGCCATACCTCTATCCGAGTCGGTACTGTGAATCCGATCGCCTGCTGCGCTTTGCCCAAACGGAATTTGGGGAATTAGTTCCCGATTATTCTCGCGTCACGGCCATCTGTAACTGGATTTATGAGAATGTCACCTATCTATCGGGAAGTACCAACACGCAAACCTCTGCCTTTGATATCGCTACAGAACGGGCCGGGGTCTGTCGCGATTTTGCCCATTTAGGGATTGCCTTTTGTCGCGCCCTCAATATCCCAGCCCGCTTTGTGACTGGGTATGCCTATGACCTAACCCCCCCCGATTTTCATGCCTATTTTGAAGCCTATTTAGGCAATGCTTGGTATTTATTTGATGCCACACGCCTGGTTCCCCGTACTGGACTCATCCGGATTGGCACCGGTCGTGATGCGGCGGATGTCTCCTTTGCGACCCTGTTTGGCCCCGTGACCATGGAGACCATGGAGTTGCAGGTCGATTGTCTCACCCCCGGGCAGCGGCCCCAGCCAACGGATGGGGCGATCGCCTTTGTTGAGCCGTCAAGGGGCCCCATGTGA